One genomic window of Calonectris borealis chromosome 27, bCalBor7.hap1.2, whole genome shotgun sequence includes the following:
- the GMCL1 gene encoding germ cell-less protein-like 1 isoform X1 has protein sequence MGSLSSRVLRRRVRLPRGDGPAGAGGGRGGKRKRGGAEGPGDSDSDGEAEREERLLNTPRRKKLKSTSKYIYQTLFLNGENSDIKICALGEEWNLHKIYLCQSGYFSSMFSGSWKESSMNIIELEIPDQNIDIEALQVAFGSLYRDDVLIKPSRVVALLAAACMLQLDGLIQQCGETMKETINAKTVCGYYNSAGTYGLDSVKKKCLEWLLNNLMTHQSVELFKELSINLMKQLISSSNLFVMQVEMDVYTALKKWMFLQLVPSWNGSLKQLLTEADAWFAKRRKDFEDDTAFLESEQGNAFLPVFTHLRLQYIISDLASARIIERDSLIPSEWLSSVYKQQWFAMLRAEQDNDIGPREINKEELEGNSMRCGRKLAKDGDYCWRWTGFNFGFDLLVTYTNRYIIFKRNTLNQPCSGSVSLQPRRNIAFRLRLASFDSSGKIVYSRTTGYQILALEKDQEEIVMNLDSTLLIFPLYICCNFLYTSPEKKADSEALLDNSEA, from the exons ATGGGCTCGCTGAGCAGCCGGGTGCTGAGGCGGCGGGTGCGCCTGCCGCGCGGCGATGggccggccggggccggcggcggccggggcggcaaGAGGAAGCGCGGTGGGGCCGAGGGGCCCGGTGACAGCGACAGCGACGGCGAGGCCGAGCGGGAGGAGCGGCTCCTCAACACGCCCCGCAG gaaaaaattgaaaagcacttCTAAGTATATTTATCAGACTCTGTTTTTGAATGGGGAGAACAGTGATATCAAGATCTGTGCTCTGGGAGAGGAGTGGAATTTGCATAAGATATATTTGTGTCAG TCAGGCTACTTTTCCAGTATGTTCAGTGGATCTTGGAAAGAATCTAGCATGAACATCATAGAGTTGGAGATTCCTGACCAAAATATTGATATAGAAG CTCTACAGGTGGCTTTTGGCTCACTGTATAGAGATGATGTGTTAATAAAACCCAGTCGAGTAGTTGCACTTTTAGCAGCAGCCTGCATGCTGCAGCTT GATGGCTTAATCCAGCAATGTGGTGAAACAATGAAGGAAACCATTAATGCAAAAACCGTGTGTGGTTATTATAATTCAGCGGGGACATACGGGTTAGACTCTGTGAAGAAAAA GTGCCTTGAATGGCTCTTGAATAACCTGATGACTCACCAGAGTGTTGAACTCTTCAAAGAACTCAG cataaacCTCATGAAACAGCTGATTAGCTCTTCTAACCTATTTGTAATGCAAGTGGAAATGGATGTGTATACTGCTCTCAAAAAG TGGATGTTCCTTCAGCTAGTGCCTTCTTGGAATGGGTCTTTGAAACAACTCTTAACCGAAGCTGATGCCTGGTTTGCCAAGCGTAGGAAAG ACTTTGAGGATGACACTGCATTCCTGGAATCAGAACAGGGGAATGCTTTCCTGCCGGTGTTCACACACCTGAGATTACAGTATATCATCAGTGACTTGGCATCAGCCAGAATTATTGAGAGAGATTCCCTAATACCCTCAG aatggCTGTCCTCTGTTTACAAACAGCAGTGGTTTGCCATGCTCAGAGCAGAACAAGACAATGATATTGG GCCTCgagaaataaataaagaggaaCTGGAAGGAAACAGCATGAGGTGTGGTCGAAAACTTGCAAAGGATGGTGAT TACTGCTGGCGGTGGACTGGGTTCAACTTTGGCTTTGACCTTCTTGTTACTTATACAAATCGTTACATCATTTTCAAACGGAATACGCTGAATCAGCCATGCAGTGGATCAGTCAGTCTGCAGCCTCGGAGAAACATAGCCTTCAG GTTACGTCTAGCCTCTTTTGATAGCAGTGGGAAAATTGTCTACAGTAGAACAACAGGATATCAGATCCTCGCCCTTGAGAAGGACCAG GAGGAGATAGTAATGAATCTGGACAGTACGCTCCTGATCTTCCCGCTCTATATCTGCTGTAACTTTTTGTACACATCGCCAGAGAAGAAGGCCGACAGTGAGGCACTGCTAGATAATTCGGAAGCCTGA
- the GMCL1 gene encoding germ cell-less protein-like 1 isoform X2, giving the protein MGSLSSRVLRRRVRLPRGDGPAGAGGGRGGKRKRGGAEGPGDSDSDGEAEREERLLNTPRRKKLKSTSKYIYQTLFLNGENSDIKICALGEEWNLHKIYLCQSGYFSSMFSGSWKESSMNIIELEIPDQNIDIEALQVAFGSLYRDDVLIKPSRVVALLAAACMLQLDGLIQQCGETMKETINAKTVCGYYNSAGTYGLDSVKKKCLEWLLNNLMTHQSVELFKELSINLMKQLISSSNLFVMQVEMDVYTALKKWMFLQLVPSWNGSLKQLLTEADAWFAKRRKDFEDDTAFLESEQGNAFLPVFTHLRLQYIISDLASARIIERDSLIPSEWLSSVYKQQWFAMLRAEQDNDIGPREINKEELEGNSMRCGRKLAKDGDYCWRWTGFNFGFDLLVTYTNRYIIFKRNTLNQPCSGSVSLQPRRNIAFRLRLASFDSSGKIVYSRTTGYQILALEKDQYGLLWVAWLIKSPETDSGRKVSLSLQHA; this is encoded by the exons ATGGGCTCGCTGAGCAGCCGGGTGCTGAGGCGGCGGGTGCGCCTGCCGCGCGGCGATGggccggccggggccggcggcggccggggcggcaaGAGGAAGCGCGGTGGGGCCGAGGGGCCCGGTGACAGCGACAGCGACGGCGAGGCCGAGCGGGAGGAGCGGCTCCTCAACACGCCCCGCAG gaaaaaattgaaaagcacttCTAAGTATATTTATCAGACTCTGTTTTTGAATGGGGAGAACAGTGATATCAAGATCTGTGCTCTGGGAGAGGAGTGGAATTTGCATAAGATATATTTGTGTCAG TCAGGCTACTTTTCCAGTATGTTCAGTGGATCTTGGAAAGAATCTAGCATGAACATCATAGAGTTGGAGATTCCTGACCAAAATATTGATATAGAAG CTCTACAGGTGGCTTTTGGCTCACTGTATAGAGATGATGTGTTAATAAAACCCAGTCGAGTAGTTGCACTTTTAGCAGCAGCCTGCATGCTGCAGCTT GATGGCTTAATCCAGCAATGTGGTGAAACAATGAAGGAAACCATTAATGCAAAAACCGTGTGTGGTTATTATAATTCAGCGGGGACATACGGGTTAGACTCTGTGAAGAAAAA GTGCCTTGAATGGCTCTTGAATAACCTGATGACTCACCAGAGTGTTGAACTCTTCAAAGAACTCAG cataaacCTCATGAAACAGCTGATTAGCTCTTCTAACCTATTTGTAATGCAAGTGGAAATGGATGTGTATACTGCTCTCAAAAAG TGGATGTTCCTTCAGCTAGTGCCTTCTTGGAATGGGTCTTTGAAACAACTCTTAACCGAAGCTGATGCCTGGTTTGCCAAGCGTAGGAAAG ACTTTGAGGATGACACTGCATTCCTGGAATCAGAACAGGGGAATGCTTTCCTGCCGGTGTTCACACACCTGAGATTACAGTATATCATCAGTGACTTGGCATCAGCCAGAATTATTGAGAGAGATTCCCTAATACCCTCAG aatggCTGTCCTCTGTTTACAAACAGCAGTGGTTTGCCATGCTCAGAGCAGAACAAGACAATGATATTGG GCCTCgagaaataaataaagaggaaCTGGAAGGAAACAGCATGAGGTGTGGTCGAAAACTTGCAAAGGATGGTGAT TACTGCTGGCGGTGGACTGGGTTCAACTTTGGCTTTGACCTTCTTGTTACTTATACAAATCGTTACATCATTTTCAAACGGAATACGCTGAATCAGCCATGCAGTGGATCAGTCAGTCTGCAGCCTCGGAGAAACATAGCCTTCAG GTTACGTCTAGCCTCTTTTGATAGCAGTGGGAAAATTGTCTACAGTAGAACAACAGGATATCAGATCCTCGCCCTTGAGAAGGACCAG TACGGACTGCTGTGGGTTGCCTGGTTGATTAAATCTCCTGAAACTGATAGTGGCAGAAAAGTCTCCCTTTCTCTCCAGCATGCTTGA
- the GMCL1 gene encoding germ cell-less protein-like 1 isoform X3, translated as MGSLSSRVLRRRVRLPRGDGPAGAGGGRGGKRKRGGAEGPGDSDSDGEAEREERLLNTPRRKKLKSTSKYIYQTLFLNGENSDIKICALGEEWNLHKIYLCQSGYFSSMFSGSWKESSMNIIELEIPDQNIDIEALQVAFGSLYRDDVLIKPSRVVALLAAACMLQLDGLIQQCGETMKETINAKTVCGYYNSAGTYGLDSVKKKCLEWLLNNLMTHQSVELFKELSINLMKQLISSSNLFVMQVEMDVYTALKKWMFLQLVPSWNGSLKQLLTEADAWFAKRRKDFEDDTAFLESEQGNAFLPVFTHLRLQYIISDLASARIIERDSLIPSEWLSSVYKQQWFAMLRAEQDNDIGSVSPAFAVLKMSMFNCNDKLHNQPLEQSFTMSLRVLLHGAAILRSPAALP; from the exons ATGGGCTCGCTGAGCAGCCGGGTGCTGAGGCGGCGGGTGCGCCTGCCGCGCGGCGATGggccggccggggccggcggcggccggggcggcaaGAGGAAGCGCGGTGGGGCCGAGGGGCCCGGTGACAGCGACAGCGACGGCGAGGCCGAGCGGGAGGAGCGGCTCCTCAACACGCCCCGCAG gaaaaaattgaaaagcacttCTAAGTATATTTATCAGACTCTGTTTTTGAATGGGGAGAACAGTGATATCAAGATCTGTGCTCTGGGAGAGGAGTGGAATTTGCATAAGATATATTTGTGTCAG TCAGGCTACTTTTCCAGTATGTTCAGTGGATCTTGGAAAGAATCTAGCATGAACATCATAGAGTTGGAGATTCCTGACCAAAATATTGATATAGAAG CTCTACAGGTGGCTTTTGGCTCACTGTATAGAGATGATGTGTTAATAAAACCCAGTCGAGTAGTTGCACTTTTAGCAGCAGCCTGCATGCTGCAGCTT GATGGCTTAATCCAGCAATGTGGTGAAACAATGAAGGAAACCATTAATGCAAAAACCGTGTGTGGTTATTATAATTCAGCGGGGACATACGGGTTAGACTCTGTGAAGAAAAA GTGCCTTGAATGGCTCTTGAATAACCTGATGACTCACCAGAGTGTTGAACTCTTCAAAGAACTCAG cataaacCTCATGAAACAGCTGATTAGCTCTTCTAACCTATTTGTAATGCAAGTGGAAATGGATGTGTATACTGCTCTCAAAAAG TGGATGTTCCTTCAGCTAGTGCCTTCTTGGAATGGGTCTTTGAAACAACTCTTAACCGAAGCTGATGCCTGGTTTGCCAAGCGTAGGAAAG ACTTTGAGGATGACACTGCATTCCTGGAATCAGAACAGGGGAATGCTTTCCTGCCGGTGTTCACACACCTGAGATTACAGTATATCATCAGTGACTTGGCATCAGCCAGAATTATTGAGAGAGATTCCCTAATACCCTCAG aatggCTGTCCTCTGTTTACAAACAGCAGTGGTTTGCCATGCTCAGAGCAGAACAAGACAATGATATTGG tTCTGTTAGCCCAGCATTTGCCGTTCTGAAGATGAGCATGTTCAATTGCAATG ACAAGTTGCATAACCAGCCACTTGAGCAATCTTTCACAATGTCTCTGCGGGTGCTTCTTCATGGCGCTGCTATTCTGCGGAGTCCTGCAGCTCTTCCTTAG